A stretch of DNA from Rhizobacter sp.:
AGCGCAAGAAGGCGGCCGCGGTGAAGCGCCACTTCAAGCGCATCCGCAGCATGCAGCTGCCCAAGCGCCTGTACTGATCCCTCGCGGATCCTCGGCAAAGCCCGCACACTGCGGGCTTTGTTGTTTCTAGCCCGGAGAAACATGCCATGAGTCTCAAAGACCAGATCACCGAAGACATGAAGACCGCGATGAAGGCCAAGGAAGCCGATCGCCTGCTCACCATCCGCGGCCTGATGGCGGCGATGAAGCAGAAGGAAGTCGACGAACGCGTGACGCTCGACGATGCGGCCATCATCGGCATCGTCGACAAGCTCATCAAGCAGCGTAAGGATTCGATCAGCCAGTTCGCCGCCGCCGGCCGCACCGACTTGGTCGACAAGGAAACGGCCGAGCTGAAGGTGCTGGAGACCTACCTGCCGCAGCGCATGAGCGCCGATGAGATCACCGCTGAAGTGGCGAAGATCGTGGCGAGCCTCGGCGCCAGCGGACCGGGCGACATGGGCAAGGTGATGGGCGCCGTGAAGGCGCAACTCGCCGGCAAGGCCGACATGGGCCTCGTCTCCGCCGCCGTCAAACAAGCACTTGCCCGCTGAGGTATCCGCCATGACGACTCCCCATGTGATGCCCGTGGCGCCCGATGTGTGCGTCGCCCCGCAACTCGACCCGTCGGCCATGGCGTGGGCCGCGCAGAACGGCTTCAAGAGCGTGGTCAACAACCGCCCCGATTTCGAAGGCGGCCCCGACCAGCCGACCAATGCCGCCATCGAAGCCGCCGCCCGCGCGGCTGGCCTCGAATACGCCTTCCTGCCGGTGAACGGCGCCTACCAGTCGCCGGAAGAGATCGAGCGCTTCGCCGAGCTGCTGCGCACGATGCCGAGGCCCCTGCTCGCCTTCTGCCGCTCGGGCGCCCGCTCGGGCAGGCTCTACCAGGCCGCCGCCAGCCTCTGACCCCACGGCGCCCGCCATGCGCCTCAAGCTCAAGGTCTTCCTGCTGGCGGTGATCCCGCTGCTGGCCTCGGCCGCGCTCATCGCGTGGGCGGTGGGCCAGCAGGAGAAGAGCCTCTCCGAGCGCGAACGTGCACTCGTCGAGTCGGCGTACATGGCGAACAAGGAAGCGGAGCTTCGCCACTACGTCGACCTCGCGCAGAGCGTGATCGCCCCGCTGTACCAGTCCGGCCGCGACGACGCGGCCACGCGCGCCGAAGCCATGCGCCTGCTCGCCGCGCTCGACTACGGCGCCGACGGCTACTTCTTCCTCTACGACCTCGACGGGCGCAACCTCATGCACCCGCGCCAGCCCGAACTCATGGGCCGCAACCTGTGGGAGATGCGCGACGCGCAAGGCCAGCCCATCATCCAGCAGCTCATCGGGAAAGCGCGCGAAGGCGGTGGCTACGTGCAATACGTCTGGCAGAAGCCGTCATCGCAACAGATCACGCCCAAGCTCGGCTACGTGATCGCGCTGCCGCGCTGGAACTGGATGCTCGGCACCGGGCTGTACCTCGACGACATCCACGCCACACTCGCGCAGCTCGACCAGCAGGTCAGCGACAACGTGCGCACCACCATGTGGTGGATCGCCGGCATCGCACTCGCCGGCATTGCGGTGCTTGGCGCCTGCGGCCTCGCCTTCAACCTCAGCGAATCGCGCGAAGCCGACCACAAGCTGCGCCTGCTCGCGCGCCAGGTGGTGAAGTCGCAGGAAGACGAACGCGCCCACCTCTCACGCGAGCTGCACGACGGCACCAGCCAGACCCTCGTCTCGATCAAGCTCCTGCTCGAATCGGCGCAGGCCCAGCTCGACCGGGGCGAACGCAACGCCCCGCTGGCCAAGGCGCTGGCCCGCCTCAACGACGCCCTGCACGAGGTACGCAACATCTCGCACCGCCTGCGCCCGGCCGAGCTCGACGTGCTGGGCCTGCCCGCTGCGCTCGAACAGATGGGCCGCGAGTTCAGCGAGCACAGCGAGATGGCGTTCGACATGCGCGTAGGCGGTGCTGCATCGCCCCTGCCCGATGCGGTGAGCACCGTGCTCTTCCGCGTCACGCAAGAGGCCCTGACCAACATCGAGAAGCATGCCCAGGCCGGCGAAGTGCAGGTGCGCCTCATCTTCGGCACGACGGGCGTGCGCCTGCGCATCACCGATGACGGCATCGGCTTCGACGCACAAGCCGTGGCGCTCGACCCGCGCCGCGGCATCGGCTTGCGCAACATGCGCGAACGGGTCGAATCGATTGGTGGGCGCTTCCAGGTGCGCTCGCAACGGGGCCGCACCGAAGTCGTGGTCGATGTGCCGGCGGCCTCACTCCGGCGCCTTTCCCCCTCCGAGCGCCTGGCCGCATGAACACGACCCGCATCGCCATCGTCGACGACCACCCGCTGGTGCGAGACGGCTTGAAGCTGCGCCTGTCGGCCCAGCCCGCCCTCGCCCTGGTCGGCGAAGCGGGCGATGCCGCCGAGGCCTTCGACATGGTCGAGCGCCACGCCCCCGAACTCGTGCTGATGGACGTCGGCATGAAGGGCACCAACGGCATCGACCTCACCGCCCAGTTGCTGCGGCAGCACCCGCGCCTGCGCGTGCTGATGCTCAGCATGTACGACAACCCCGAATACGTGAACCGCGCCATGCAGGCCGGCGCCCGCGGCTACGTGCTGAAAGACGCCCCGTCGGACGAGATCCTCGACGCGATTGCCGCCATCAACGCCGGCCGCACGTATCTCAGCGCCGCCATCTCCGGGCGCATGTCGCGTTCGCAGGCCCCGCGGCCGGTGCTGTCGCCGCGCGAGAGCGAGATCCTGGCCGGCCTGGCCCGCGGCCACGCCAGCCGCCAGATCGCCGAAGCCCTGGGCCTGAGCGTGCGCACCGTCGAAACCCACCGCCAGAACATCAAGCGCAAGCTTGGGCTGGAGGGCCAGGCCGAACTCATCAAGTACGCGGTCGAGCACTGCCGTGACCACGCGCCGGGCACGTAAAACCACTTAGCGGAAAGACCCGTGGCGCACCAGGGCCGAATCGGTTCTGATCCAGCCTGCCGCCGGTGTGCCCACGAGGCGCCTGCGCATCCGATCTCTCAAAACCTCCGGAGACTCCCGTGTCCCCCCTACTGTCACTGTCCAGGTGGATCGACCGCTTCAGCGAGTTCATCGGCCGCTGGGTCGCATGGCTCGTGCTGGCCGCCGTGCTCATCAGCGCCGCCAACGCCATCGTGCGCAAGGCGTTCAACACCAGCTCCAATGCGTTTCTCGAAATCCAGTGGTACCTCTTCGCCGGGGTCTTCCTGCTGGCGGCGGGCTACACACTGCTGCGCCAGGAGCACGTGAAGATCGACGTGATCGTGGGCCGCTTCTCGAAGCGCGTGCAGATCTGGGTCGACATCGTCGGCCTGGCGTTCTTCCTGCTGCCTTTCGTCGTGGTCGTGTTCGCGATGGTGATGCCGCTGGTGCTGAGTGCCTATCACAGCGGCGAGGTGTCGCCCAACGCGGGCGGCCTGATCCGCTGGCCCGTCTATGCGCTCTTGCCACTGGGCCTCTTGCTGCTGGGCATCCAGGCGATCTCCGAGCTCATCAAGCGCGTGGCGTTCCTGAAGGGGCTGATCCCTGACCCCACGCTGAAGGCCGGGGCCAAGAGCGCCGAGGAAGAACTCGCCGAGTTCCTGCTGCAAAAGGAAGTGGCCGCCCGTGAGCAGGCCCTCGCCAAGGGAGGCGAAAAATGATCGAGTTCATCACCGCGAACATGGCCCCGATCATGTTCGCCAGCCTGATCGTCTTCCTGTTGATGGGCTATTCGGTGGCGTTTTCGCTCGCCGCCTGCGGACTCTTCTTCGGCTTCGTGGCCATCGAGCTGGGTGTCCCTGGCATGGCCTCGCTGATGCAGGCGTTGCCCTTGCGCATCTTCGGGATCATGCAGAACGACACGCTGCTGGCGATCCCGTTCTTCACCTTCATGGGGCTGGTGCTCGAACGATCGGGCATGGCCGAAGACCTGCTCGACACGGTGGGCCAGCTCTTCGGCCCCATCCGTGGCGGCCTGGCCATCGCGGTGATCCTCGTGGGCGCCATGCTCGCCGCCACCACCGGCGTGGTGGCGGCGTCGGTGATCTCGATGGGCCTCATCTCGCTGCCCATCATGCTGCGCTACGGCTATGACCGGCGCGTGGCCGGTGGCGTGATCGCCGCCTCGGGCACGCTCGCGCAGATCATCCCACCCTCGCTCGTGCTCATCGTGATGGCCGACCAGCTCGGCAAGAGCGTGGGTGACCTCTACAAGGGCGCCTTCATCCCCGGTTTCGTGCTCACGGGCCTGTACCTGCTCTACGTCATCGGCGTCGCGATCACGCGGCCGAAATGGGTGCCCGCCCTGCCGCCCGAGGCCCGCACCATCCGCGAGCCCGACGGCTCGCCGGGCCTGCGCTCGCTGCTCGTGCTGACGATCCTGTCGACCGGCTGCGCCATCGCGTTCGCCAAGACCCGCCCGGCCGGCACGCCAACCGACGAGATGATCGTCGTCTCGATGTGCGTGGGCGTCGGCGTGGCCTTCCTGCTCGCCGTCATCAACAAGGTCGCACGCCTGAAGCTCCTGTCGAACATGGCCGAGCGCGTCACCTTCGTGCTCATCCCGCCGCTCGGGCTGATCTTCCTCGTGCTCGGCACCATCTTCCTCGGCATCGCCACGCCGACCGAAGGCGGCGCGATGGGAGCGACCGGCGCGCTCATCATGGCGCTCGCTCGCAAGCGCATCGACATGAAGCTCCTGCGCCAGGCGATGGACTCGACCATGAAGCTCTCGTGCTTCGTGCTCTTCATCCTGGTGGGCTCCACCGTGTTCAGCCTGTCGTTCCAGGGCGTCGACGGGCCGAAGTGGGTCGAGCACCTGTTGACCAGCCTGCCGGGGGGCCAGCTCGGCTTCCTGATCGTGGTCAACATCCTGATCTTCGTGCTCGCGTTCTTCCTCGACTTCTTCGAGCTGTCGTTCATCGTGGTGCCGCTGCTCGCGCCCGTGGCCGACAAGCTGGGCATCGACCTGGTGTGGTTCGGCGTGCTGCTGGCGGTCAACATGCAGACCTCGTTCATGCACCCGCCGTTCGGCTTCGCGCTCTTCTACCTGCGCAGCGTGGCGCCGCACAACGACTACACCGACAAGGTCACCGGCCAGCCCGTGGCCAAGGTGACCACCGGGCAGATCTACTGGGGCGCGGTGCCCTTCGTGGTGATCCAGATCATCATGGTCGGCCTGATCATCGCGTTCCCGGGGCTCGTGTCGAGCGGCCTGACCAAGGAAGAGACCATCGACGCGGACAAGGCCTTCCAGGAACTGCGCATGCAGGAAGACAAGGAAGCCGGCCTCTCCGCCGAGCCGGCCGACCCCGGCGCGTCGGAAGCCCAGGCAGCCGACCCTGCCGCGTCGGAGCCTCAGGCAGACAGCAGCACCGAGTCCGACGACCCGATGAAGGCGCTCGAAGACGCCATCAAGGACGACGAGAAGAAGAAGTAGCCGTCGTCACCCCAGCGGAGCGCAGCGCTCCGCTGGCCCCGGCCTCACAACAGCTGGAACGCGGCAATCGCCACCAGCGTGGGGCCGGCCGCGGCGACGAAGAGCCACACCGCGCTGATGGCACCGTCGCGGAAGCTCGCGCGCAAGATGGAATAACCGGCCGGGTTCGGCGCGTTGGCAATCACGGTGAGGCCACCGCCGGTCACGGCGCCGGCCACCAGCGAGTACTTGAACTCGTCGCTCAAGCCGTCGACGAGCGAGCCCAGGTAGGTGAGCGCCGCGTTGTCGGTCACCGCCGTGAGGGCGGTGGCGGCGTAGTAGACCTGCTGCGCGCTCAGGCGCGTGAGCAGCTCCTGCAGCCACCACTGCTGCTGCCCGCCCAGCACCACAAGCCCTGCGAGGAAGAACGCCACCAGCAGCGCTTCGCGCAGGATGAGCGCATCGTGGTGCCGCGGGTAGGCCCGCGCGTAGCCGATGAAGAAGAGCAGCAGCCCCATGAAGACGGCTGGGTGGTGGGCGAACATCACCACGCCCAGCAGGAACAGGCCGCTCACGATCATCGCCGTCGGCGGCGGGCCGCTGCGATCGCGGATGCCCGCCGCTTCGGGCGTGGCGCGCAGCAGGTGGCGGGCGAAGATCAGCGTCACGACCGAGGCGTTGATCACCACTGCCAGCGCCGCCTTCCAGCCGAAGTGGCTCAGCATGAACGAGGAGTCCCAGCCCCACTTGGCCGCCACCATCAGCACCGGCGGCGCCGCAAACGAGGTGAGGGTGCCGCCGATCGACACGTTGACGAAGAGCACACCGAGCGTCGCGTACTTCACGCGCTCGGGCAGCTCGACGTTGAACACACGGTCGCGCAGGGTCAGCGCAGCGAGCGTCATGGCCGCCGGCTCGGTGAGCGCCGAGCCCATCAGCGGCAGCACCGACAGCGCGAGGAAATACACCGCCATCGACCGCGGCAGCGGCGTCACCCGCGCCAGCGCGTTCACCAGCACCTCGGCCAGCTTCAGGATGGGCTTGCTGCCGGCCACCACCATGATCGCGAAGACGAAGAGCGGCTCGGTGAAATTGCGGCTGTCGATGTAGGCGACGGCACCGTCACGCCCGAGCGCCACGAAGAGGAAGAGCGCCAACACCAGCGCCCAGAAGCCGAACACGACCTCCACTTCCGACAGCAGGTGGAACACGCCTTCGTGCCGCGGATAGCGGTGCGCCAGGTGGGCGAACACGCTGGTCGAGAAGGTGTGCACCAGCGCCACGGCAAAGAGCGCGGCGGCAACGAGTTGGACGGTGGTGGGCGTCATGGCAGCGGGTGGCGTGAACGTGTGGAAGGGGTGGCCCAAGAAAAAAGCCCCGCCGTGGCGGGGCTTGCACGAGTGTCGCGCGACCTCAGAGCTTGGCGCTCTGCATGTAGCTGTCGAAGCGGGCCTCGGTGAAGCGGAACCACAGGTTCGCTTCCTTGCGGTAGTTCGAGTAGTCGGTGTAGATCTTCTTCCAGCTCGGGTTCTTGGCGGAGATCTCGCTGTAAAGGTCCATCGAGGCCTTGTAGGCCGCGTCCATCACCGGCTTCGGGAAGGACACGAGCTTGGTCTTGTTGGCCACCAGCTGGCGCAGCGCGGCCGGGTTCTTCACGTCGTACTTGGCCTGCATTTCGGTGTGCGCAAACGCAGCAGCGGCTTCGATGATGGCCTTGTATTCGGCGGACAGGCCGTCATAGGCCTTCTGGTTGACCAGCAGGTCGAGCTGCGGGCCACCTTCCCACCAGCCGGGGTAGTGGTAGAACTGCGCGACCTTGTTGAAGCCGAGCTTCTGGTCGTCATACGGGCCTACCCATTCGGCTGCATCGATGGTGCCCTTCTCGAGCGCCTGGTAGATCTCGCCACCAGGGATGTTTTGCGGCACCGAGCCGAGGCGTTCGCAGACCTTGCCGGCGAAGCCGCCGACGCGGAACTTCAAGCCCTTCATGTCGGCGACGGTCTTGATCTCCTTGCGGAACCAGCCGCCCATCTGCGCCCCGGTGTTACCCATCGGGAAGCTGATCATGCTGTACTTCGCGTAGAACTCGCGCATCAGCTTCAAGCCGTTGCCTTCGTACATCCACGCGGTCATCTGGCGCGAGTTGAGGCCGAAGGGAATCGCGCAGCCGAGGGCGAAGGTCTCGTCCTTGCCGAAGTAGTAGTAGGGCGCGGTGTGGCCCATCTCGACGGTGCCGTTTTGCACGCCGTCGATCAGCGCGGGCGAAGGCATCAGCTCGCCAGCGGCATGCACCGAGATCTCGAACTTGCCGCCCGTCATCTCGCGCACCTTCTTCGCGAAGGTTTCAGCGGCACCGAAGATGGTGTCCAGCGACTTGGGGAAGCTCGAGGTCAGGCGCCAACGCAGGCTGGCCTGTGCATGAACGATGGCCGGGGCTGCACCCGCTGCCAACACGCCGGCCAATCCCGCGCCGTGAACGAACGAACGACGTTGCATGAAGAGTCTCCTAGTAGGCCCTCCCAGGGCCGATGGCGGCAAATTCTAGGAGCGGCCCCCAGGCCCCCGACCCGGATTTACCCGTGCGCAAAACCGCGTAGCAACACGACCGCGCCGCGTCAGCAACGCGTCAGGAACCGGCGACCTTCATGCGGTCGATGAGCACCGAACCGATGGTCTTGGTGCCCATCGTGTACGTGTCGGCGCCGACGGCCACGATGCCCTTCAGCATGTCGCGCAGGTTGCCCGCGATGGTGATCTCGTGCACCGGGTATGCGATGCGGCCCTTCTCCACCCAGAAGCCCGCGGCACCGCGCGAGTAGTCGCCGGTGACGTAGTTCACGCCCTGGCCCATCAGCTCGATCACGAAGAGGCCGCGGTCGAGCTTCTTCAGCATCGCATCGAGGTCGTCGCCGGCCTGTGTGAGGCGGCTGGTGAAGGTGAGGTTCTGCGAGCCACCGGCGTGGCCGGTGGTGCGCATGCCGAGCTTGCGCGCCGAGTAGCTGGAGAGGAAGTAGCCCTGCACCACGCCGGCCGTCACCACGTCGCGCACGCGGGTGACCACGCCTTCGTCGTCGAAGGGCGCACTGCCCTTCGCGCCGCGGATGTGCGGGTCTTCGTGGATGTCGATGTGGTCGGCCAGCACCTGCTGGCCCAGGCTGTCGAGCAGGAACGACGACTTGCGGTACAGCGCCCCGCCGCTCGTGGCCTGCACGTAGGCGCCGAGCAGGCCGGCGGCGAGCGTCGACTCGAAGAGCACCGGCACCTCGCAGGTCTTGATCTTGCGGCCGTTCAGGCGCGACAGCGCGCGCTCGGAGGCATAACGCCCCACGGCTTCGGGCGCAGCGAGCTCGGTGGGCGAGCGCATGGAGCTGTACCAGGCGTCGCGCTGCATGTCTTCGCCGTTCGGGCCCGGCACCGAGGCGATAGGCGCGACCGAGAGCGAATGCCGCGAGCTGGCGTAGCCGCCGCGGAAGCCGTGCGTGTTGCCAGCGAAGAAGTGCGACTGCTGGGCCGAGACGCCGGCCCCTTCGGAGTTGGTGATGCGCTTGTCGACGGCCAGCGCGGCGGCCTCGCAGCGCAGGGCGAGTTCAGCGGCGTGTTCGGCGTTGATGTCCCACGGATGGAAAAGGTCGAGGTCGAGCTTCGCGGCCTCGCCGAGCGCCAGGTCGGCTTCATCGGGCAGGCCGGCGGCCGGGTCTTCGGCGGTGAACTTGGCGATGTCGTAGGCGGCGCGCACCGTCTGCTCGAGCGCGGTGCGCGAGAAGTCGGAGGTGCTCGCGTTGCCCCGGCGCTGGCCCACGTAGACCGTGACACCCATGGACTTGTCGCGGTTACGCTCGACGTTCTCGATCTCGCCTTTGCGCACCGAGACCGACAGGCCCGCGCCTTCGGAGACCTCGACACCGGCGTTGCTCGCGCCGAGCGATTTGGCGATGGCCAGCGCATCGTCCACGAGCTGGCGGAAGTCGTCCTGCGAATACGAAAACCCGTGGTGTCTGGTCAGCGAGGAGCTCATGCGCAGCGGCGTTTGGTGACGGGATGCACGGTGACGTGCACAGCAAAGGGCCCACACGAGGCGCCCTGCAAAAAGGCCGCGGCTATCATACCCACGACCTATGGTTCAGCCCCACATGCGCTCCCCCTCTGCCGACGACGGACATGCCGATGACCACGGCGCTCCCGAGTTCGACCGTCCCAGCAAGACCCAGCTCAAGAAAGAGATGCACGAGCTGCAGGACCTCGGCGAGGCGCTCGTCGGCCTGCCCGATGACCGCGTCGTCGACCTGCCCATTTCCGAGTCGCTGCGCGATGCGGTGGCCGAGTACAAGCGCACCAAGTCCTTCGAGGGCAAGCGCCGCCAGATGCAGTACATCGGCAAGCTGATGCGCAAGAA
This window harbors:
- a CDS encoding GatB/YqeY domain-containing protein encodes the protein MSLKDQITEDMKTAMKAKEADRLLTIRGLMAAMKQKEVDERVTLDDAAIIGIVDKLIKQRKDSISQFAAAGRTDLVDKETAELKVLETYLPQRMSADEITAEVAKIVASLGASGPGDMGKVMGAVKAQLAGKADMGLVSAAVKQALAR
- a CDS encoding TIGR01244 family phosphatase, producing the protein MTTPHVMPVAPDVCVAPQLDPSAMAWAAQNGFKSVVNNRPDFEGGPDQPTNAAIEAAARAAGLEYAFLPVNGAYQSPEEIERFAELLRTMPRPLLAFCRSGARSGRLYQAAASL
- a CDS encoding cache domain-containing protein, with amino-acid sequence MRLKLKVFLLAVIPLLASAALIAWAVGQQEKSLSERERALVESAYMANKEAELRHYVDLAQSVIAPLYQSGRDDAATRAEAMRLLAALDYGADGYFFLYDLDGRNLMHPRQPELMGRNLWEMRDAQGQPIIQQLIGKAREGGGYVQYVWQKPSSQQITPKLGYVIALPRWNWMLGTGLYLDDIHATLAQLDQQVSDNVRTTMWWIAGIALAGIAVLGACGLAFNLSESREADHKLRLLARQVVKSQEDERAHLSRELHDGTSQTLVSIKLLLESAQAQLDRGERNAPLAKALARLNDALHEVRNISHRLRPAELDVLGLPAALEQMGREFSEHSEMAFDMRVGGAASPLPDAVSTVLFRVTQEALTNIEKHAQAGEVQVRLIFGTTGVRLRITDDGIGFDAQAVALDPRRGIGLRNMRERVESIGGRFQVRSQRGRTEVVVDVPAASLRRLSPSERLAA
- a CDS encoding response regulator transcription factor yields the protein MNTTRIAIVDDHPLVRDGLKLRLSAQPALALVGEAGDAAEAFDMVERHAPELVLMDVGMKGTNGIDLTAQLLRQHPRLRVLMLSMYDNPEYVNRAMQAGARGYVLKDAPSDEILDAIAAINAGRTYLSAAISGRMSRSQAPRPVLSPRESEILAGLARGHASRQIAEALGLSVRTVETHRQNIKRKLGLEGQAELIKYAVEHCRDHAPGT
- a CDS encoding TRAP transporter small permease subunit produces the protein MSPLLSLSRWIDRFSEFIGRWVAWLVLAAVLISAANAIVRKAFNTSSNAFLEIQWYLFAGVFLLAAGYTLLRQEHVKIDVIVGRFSKRVQIWVDIVGLAFFLLPFVVVVFAMVMPLVLSAYHSGEVSPNAGGLIRWPVYALLPLGLLLLGIQAISELIKRVAFLKGLIPDPTLKAGAKSAEEELAEFLLQKEVAAREQALAKGGEK
- a CDS encoding TRAP transporter large permease subunit, translated to MIEFITANMAPIMFASLIVFLLMGYSVAFSLAACGLFFGFVAIELGVPGMASLMQALPLRIFGIMQNDTLLAIPFFTFMGLVLERSGMAEDLLDTVGQLFGPIRGGLAIAVILVGAMLAATTGVVAASVISMGLISLPIMLRYGYDRRVAGGVIAASGTLAQIIPPSLVLIVMADQLGKSVGDLYKGAFIPGFVLTGLYLLYVIGVAITRPKWVPALPPEARTIREPDGSPGLRSLLVLTILSTGCAIAFAKTRPAGTPTDEMIVVSMCVGVGVAFLLAVINKVARLKLLSNMAERVTFVLIPPLGLIFLVLGTIFLGIATPTEGGAMGATGALIMALARKRIDMKLLRQAMDSTMKLSCFVLFILVGSTVFSLSFQGVDGPKWVEHLLTSLPGGQLGFLIVVNILIFVLAFFLDFFELSFIVVPLLAPVADKLGIDLVWFGVLLAVNMQTSFMHPPFGFALFYLRSVAPHNDYTDKVTGQPVAKVTTGQIYWGAVPFVVIQIIMVGLIIAFPGLVSSGLTKEETIDADKAFQELRMQEDKEAGLSAEPADPGASEAQAADPAASEPQADSSTESDDPMKALEDAIKDDEKKK
- a CDS encoding putative Na+/H+ antiporter, coding for MTPTTVQLVAAALFAVALVHTFSTSVFAHLAHRYPRHEGVFHLLSEVEVVFGFWALVLALFLFVALGRDGAVAYIDSRNFTEPLFVFAIMVVAGSKPILKLAEVLVNALARVTPLPRSMAVYFLALSVLPLMGSALTEPAAMTLAALTLRDRVFNVELPERVKYATLGVLFVNVSIGGTLTSFAAPPVLMVAAKWGWDSSFMLSHFGWKAALAVVINASVVTLIFARHLLRATPEAAGIRDRSGPPPTAMIVSGLFLLGVVMFAHHPAVFMGLLLFFIGYARAYPRHHDALILREALLVAFFLAGLVVLGGQQQWWLQELLTRLSAQQVYYAATALTAVTDNAALTYLGSLVDGLSDEFKYSLVAGAVTGGGLTVIANAPNPAGYSILRASFRDGAISAVWLFVAAAGPTLVAIAAFQLL
- the dctP gene encoding TRAP transporter substrate-binding protein DctP, which produces MQRRSFVHGAGLAGVLAAGAAPAIVHAQASLRWRLTSSFPKSLDTIFGAAETFAKKVREMTGGKFEISVHAAGELMPSPALIDGVQNGTVEMGHTAPYYYFGKDETFALGCAIPFGLNSRQMTAWMYEGNGLKLMREFYAKYSMISFPMGNTGAQMGGWFRKEIKTVADMKGLKFRVGGFAGKVCERLGSVPQNIPGGEIYQALEKGTIDAAEWVGPYDDQKLGFNKVAQFYHYPGWWEGGPQLDLLVNQKAYDGLSAEYKAIIEAAAAFAHTEMQAKYDVKNPAALRQLVANKTKLVSFPKPVMDAAYKASMDLYSEISAKNPSWKKIYTDYSNYRKEANLWFRFTEARFDSYMQSAKL
- the pmbA gene encoding metalloprotease PmbA, producing MSSSLTRHHGFSYSQDDFRQLVDDALAIAKSLGASNAGVEVSEGAGLSVSVRKGEIENVERNRDKSMGVTVYVGQRRGNASTSDFSRTALEQTVRAAYDIAKFTAEDPAAGLPDEADLALGEAAKLDLDLFHPWDINAEHAAELALRCEAAALAVDKRITNSEGAGVSAQQSHFFAGNTHGFRGGYASSRHSLSVAPIASVPGPNGEDMQRDAWYSSMRSPTELAAPEAVGRYASERALSRLNGRKIKTCEVPVLFESTLAAGLLGAYVQATSGGALYRKSSFLLDSLGQQVLADHIDIHEDPHIRGAKGSAPFDDEGVVTRVRDVVTAGVVQGYFLSSYSARKLGMRTTGHAGGSQNLTFTSRLTQAGDDLDAMLKKLDRGLFVIELMGQGVNYVTGDYSRGAAGFWVEKGRIAYPVHEITIAGNLRDMLKGIVAVGADTYTMGTKTIGSVLIDRMKVAGS